The proteins below are encoded in one region of Prevotella melaninogenica ATCC 25845:
- a CDS encoding helix-hairpin-helix domain-containing protein, producing the protein MKNLLLTCLLGLFSLTSTAQQTYDWEELFEELYASNEENVDAKEETFELLADLSEHPLNLNTASRDELARIPFLTAEQIEDIQAYVYQYHGMQSLGELAMIESLDALRRQLLPYFVYVSPVEEQHQFPTLKSIIKGGKHTILLTGHIPFYQREGDQKGYLGYPYAHSFRYSFRYGDYVQAGLVGAQDSGEPFFAHGNRLGYDHYSFYLLLRKMGRVKTLAVGRYKVNFGQGLIINNSFGFGKLAMLSTLGRQSTGIRAHSSRSAANYLQGAAATVEIAKHLDLTTFLSYRSIDATLTDSGTIKTIFKTGYHRTVREINSKDAATQFTAGTHLGWSSGAFRMGLSGIYSCFNKELTPNTSLYYRHYAPSGTNFWNVSADYSYQHPHWSLAGETAMDSKGSLAMVNSLSYLPTSKLSLLAVQRYYGYQYTALFARSFGDNGTVQNESGLLIGANWNVKRGLSLMAYSDFAYFSHPRFGAHTASKAWDNLLMLNYSRQHWSLLARYRFRMREKDNRDKTTLVNEVTQRGRLSLAYSAASWSCKSQLDVVASNYLKRSFGYMVSESGAWKPLSWLTLNGMIGYFQTTDFASRIYVYERGPLYSFSFPAFFGKGMHYSLFVRADLSSRLMIILRSSTTHYFDRDHISSGLQQVNSSTLSGLDIQLRWRF; encoded by the coding sequence ATGAAAAATCTACTACTGACCTGCCTTTTAGGGCTTTTTAGCCTCACTTCTACAGCACAACAAACCTATGATTGGGAAGAATTGTTTGAAGAACTCTATGCAAGTAACGAAGAAAACGTGGATGCAAAGGAGGAAACCTTTGAACTATTAGCCGACCTTTCAGAACATCCACTCAACCTCAATACGGCAAGTAGGGACGAACTTGCACGTATCCCATTTCTTACAGCAGAACAAATTGAAGATATACAAGCCTATGTTTATCAATATCATGGTATGCAGTCATTGGGTGAGTTGGCTATGATTGAATCCTTAGATGCCCTCCGTCGCCAGCTTCTTCCTTATTTTGTCTATGTCTCTCCAGTAGAAGAACAACACCAGTTTCCCACTCTTAAATCAATTATAAAAGGTGGAAAGCATACCATCTTATTGACTGGTCATATTCCTTTTTATCAGCGAGAAGGCGACCAGAAAGGCTATCTTGGCTATCCTTATGCCCATTCTTTTCGTTATTCTTTCCGTTATGGCGATTATGTTCAGGCTGGATTGGTAGGCGCACAAGATTCTGGTGAACCCTTCTTTGCACATGGTAATCGTCTTGGTTATGACCATTATAGTTTTTACTTGCTGTTAAGAAAGATGGGACGGGTGAAGACTTTGGCTGTAGGACGGTATAAAGTGAACTTCGGACAAGGACTCATTATCAACAATTCTTTTGGCTTTGGGAAACTTGCCATGCTCTCAACGTTAGGCAGACAATCAACAGGTATTCGCGCACATTCCTCTCGTTCGGCTGCTAACTATCTGCAGGGAGCAGCTGCAACGGTGGAAATAGCAAAGCATCTTGACCTAACCACCTTTCTTTCTTACCGCAGTATAGATGCTACACTTACGGATAGTGGTACCATTAAGACAATATTCAAGACTGGTTATCACCGTACTGTGCGTGAGATAAACAGTAAAGATGCTGCCACACAGTTTACTGCAGGAACCCATCTCGGCTGGTCATCGGGTGCTTTTCGTATGGGGTTATCGGGTATTTATTCTTGTTTCAACAAGGAGTTAACGCCCAATACTTCTTTATATTATCGTCATTATGCTCCCTCAGGGACTAACTTTTGGAACGTAAGTGCAGACTATAGCTATCAACATCCTCATTGGTCGTTGGCTGGTGAGACGGCAATGGATAGCAAGGGGAGCCTTGCAATGGTGAATAGCCTTTCCTATTTGCCTACTTCTAAGCTCTCTTTACTTGCCGTTCAGCGTTATTATGGCTACCAATACACAGCACTCTTCGCACGTAGTTTTGGTGATAATGGGACGGTTCAGAATGAAAGTGGATTACTCATTGGGGCTAATTGGAATGTAAAGCGGGGTTTGTCGCTCATGGCTTATAGTGATTTCGCTTATTTCTCACACCCTCGTTTTGGCGCACATACAGCCAGTAAGGCATGGGATAACCTACTAATGCTCAACTATAGCCGTCAACATTGGTCGCTCTTGGCTCGCTATCGCTTTAGAATGCGTGAGAAAGACAATCGAGATAAGACCACTCTTGTCAACGAAGTAACGCAACGTGGTCGCCTTTCTTTGGCTTATTCGGCAGCGTCTTGGAGCTGTAAAAGTCAGTTGGATGTCGTTGCAAGCAATTATCTCAAGCGTAGTTTCGGTTATATGGTGAGTGAGTCTGGGGCTTGGAAACCGCTTTCATGGCTTACGCTGAATGGTATGATTGGTTATTTCCAAACGACAGATTTCGCCTCACGTATCTATGTTTACGAACGTGGTCCACTCTATTCTTTTAGCTTTCCTGCCTTCTTTGGTAAGGGTATGCACTATAGTCTGTTTGTTCGGGCAGACCTATCGAGCCGTCTTATGATTATTCTTCGCAGTTCAACCACGCATTATTTCGACCGTGATCATATATCCTCAGGACTTCAGCAAGTCAATTCCTCAACGCTAAGTGGACTTGATATTCAGTTGCGTTGGCGGTTTTAG
- a CDS encoding ABC transporter ATP-binding protein, whose amino-acid sequence MVISLSQLSVGYTLSHPVISDINLELRSGQLACLIGENGIGKSTLLKTLTGFLPKLKGSLLLGNRDIESFSQRELARQVSIVLTQKPDVQNLTIEEIIGLGRSPYTGFFGRLRAEDRKVVDDAIATMGIEKLRGRMIQTLSDGERQKVMIAKALAQETSIILLDEPTAFLDFPSKAETFQSLQRMAHERDKLILLSTHDLELAVRFADSLLEVKRGRLQAVSASEVKASIRAIIDR is encoded by the coding sequence ATGGTTATCAGCTTATCTCAGTTATCAGTAGGCTATACGCTGTCCCATCCTGTTATCTCTGACATCAACTTAGAGTTACGGAGTGGGCAGTTAGCATGCTTGATAGGAGAGAATGGAATTGGTAAATCAACCCTTTTAAAGACCCTAACAGGCTTTCTTCCGAAGTTGAAAGGTAGCCTTTTGTTGGGTAATCGTGATATCGAGTCTTTCTCTCAGCGAGAACTTGCACGGCAGGTGAGCATTGTTTTGACACAAAAACCAGATGTGCAGAACCTCACGATTGAGGAGATAATAGGCTTGGGAAGGTCGCCTTATACTGGTTTCTTTGGTCGATTGCGTGCAGAAGACCGTAAGGTTGTTGATGATGCAATCGCTACGATGGGGATTGAAAAGCTCAGAGGGAGAATGATTCAGACCCTTTCTGATGGCGAAAGGCAGAAGGTGATGATTGCGAAAGCACTGGCTCAAGAGACCTCTATCATCTTACTTGATGAGCCAACAGCCTTCCTCGACTTCCCTTCTAAGGCTGAAACCTTTCAGTCTTTACAGCGAATGGCACATGAAAGGGATAAACTTATCCTCTTATCAACGCATGACTTAGAACTCGCAGTACGCTTTGCCGATAGCTTGTTGGAGGTAAAAAGGGGTCGCTTACAAGCAGTGTCTGCATCGGAAGTGAAGGCTTCTATCCGTGCAATCATTGATAGATAG
- a CDS encoding putative transporter, producing MDWINGLFAIPSALQAVVVLSLVCTVGLGLGKIRVAGISLGIAFVFFFGIAAGSFGLQVDEQMLNYCETFGLVIFVYTLGLSVGPTFFGSFRHEGTLFNLWSLGVIFLGTIMSVVLSYAMNVPMSSMVGILCGATTNTPALGAAQQALQHAGHSGGPAALATAVTYPLGVVGVIFAMIFLRKFFVKPSDLVVHSGAEDDHTYIGQFVVLNPAVNGKTIVEIAQGTHRKFIISRIWRGDEVIVPMSTTVLQAKDNLLVVSKREEVPAMEILFGKQVNCDLNKEQMDWNHLDTKVESRVIILSNGVLNGKKLGQLHLRDAYNVNVSRVIRADIKLLATQDLVLRYGDRLTLVGQPEAIDHAETFLGNSVKTLNEPNLAIIFLGMLLGLALGTIPLDIPGMESPIRLGIAGGPIIMGILAGAFGPRLHFIAYTTRSASLMLRKLGLSLYLACLGLDAGKDFLDTVVRPEGLLWIGLGFALTVVPVIIVGLIALRLKKFDFGTICGILCGSMANPMALGYANDTVKGETSNISYASVYPLGMFARVIIAQILVMFFV from the coding sequence ATGGACTGGATTAACGGACTATTTGCCATTCCTTCTGCCCTACAGGCAGTCGTGGTCCTCTCGCTGGTTTGTACAGTAGGATTGGGCTTAGGTAAGATTAGAGTAGCAGGCATATCACTTGGTATTGCCTTTGTATTCTTTTTTGGTATCGCTGCGGGTAGTTTTGGCTTGCAGGTAGATGAGCAGATGCTTAACTACTGTGAGACTTTCGGATTGGTTATCTTCGTCTATACACTCGGACTGAGTGTAGGACCAACCTTCTTTGGCTCCTTCCGACATGAAGGAACCTTGTTTAATCTGTGGAGTTTAGGCGTTATCTTCTTGGGAACCATTATGTCTGTCGTGCTCTCATATGCAATGAATGTACCGATGTCAAGCATGGTTGGTATCCTTTGTGGTGCTACAACGAATACGCCAGCACTTGGTGCTGCACAGCAAGCATTGCAACATGCGGGGCATAGTGGTGGTCCGGCAGCATTGGCAACAGCCGTTACTTATCCATTAGGTGTTGTCGGTGTTATCTTTGCCATGATATTTCTTCGTAAGTTCTTTGTGAAGCCTTCCGACTTAGTAGTACATTCGGGAGCAGAAGACGACCATACTTATATCGGACAGTTTGTTGTTCTTAATCCAGCCGTTAATGGTAAAACAATCGTTGAGATAGCACAAGGAACACATCGAAAGTTTATTATCTCACGTATTTGGCGTGGTGATGAAGTCATCGTTCCGATGAGTACAACGGTCCTACAAGCTAAAGATAATCTGCTTGTAGTGTCCAAACGCGAAGAAGTTCCAGCCATGGAGATACTCTTCGGAAAGCAGGTTAATTGCGACTTGAATAAAGAACAGATGGATTGGAACCATCTTGACACAAAGGTGGAGAGCCGTGTTATCATCTTGTCAAACGGTGTGTTAAATGGTAAAAAGCTTGGTCAGCTTCATTTGCGAGATGCTTATAATGTCAATGTGAGCCGTGTTATCCGTGCTGATATCAAGCTGTTGGCAACGCAAGACCTTGTCCTTCGTTATGGCGACCGCCTTACCTTGGTGGGTCAACCAGAGGCTATTGATCATGCAGAGACCTTCTTGGGCAACTCTGTTAAGACGCTTAACGAACCTAATCTTGCTATCATCTTCCTCGGAATGCTTCTTGGTTTGGCTTTAGGAACAATCCCTCTCGACATCCCTGGTATGGAGTCTCCAATCCGATTGGGTATTGCTGGTGGTCCAATCATCATGGGTATATTGGCTGGAGCCTTTGGTCCTCGTTTGCATTTCATAGCTTATACGACGCGAAGTGCCTCACTCATGCTTCGTAAGTTGGGCTTATCACTCTATCTGGCGTGCTTAGGCTTGGATGCTGGTAAAGACTTCCTTGACACCGTTGTGCGCCCAGAAGGTTTGCTATGGATAGGTTTAGGCTTTGCACTTACGGTTGTTCCTGTTATCATTGTTGGGTTAATAGCCCTACGATTGAAGAAGTTTGACTTCGGAACTATCTGTGGTATCCTTTGCGGTTCGATGGCTAATCCAATGGCATTGGGCTACGCCAACGATACTGTTAAGGGTGAAACGAGCAACATTAGTTATGCTTCGGTTTATCCTTTGGGCATGTTTGCCAGGGTTATCATTGCACAGATATTAGTCATGTTCTTCGTCTGA
- a CDS encoding pyridoxamine kinase, producing MSKKHILLVNDIAGYGKVATAAMLPILSYLGHPVYNLPTALVSNTLDYGKFNILETTDYIKGVFPVWKELGFSFDAIATGFIASERQAKLVADYCREQAERGTTIFVDPIMGDEGKLYNGVTAATINSMREMISVADLTFPNYTEACYLTSSKYDEKGVSFEEAKRLLDGLRLIGTKSAMITSILVDGTPSVVGYNHATDKYFTLPYTEIPVHFPGTGDIFSAILIGHLLDGEELVPSTQKAIDGVYKLIDLNKDNKDKNRGIPLEKYLGVL from the coding sequence ATGAGTAAGAAACATATACTCCTCGTTAATGACATAGCAGGATACGGAAAGGTTGCAACGGCAGCCATGCTTCCTATATTATCCTACTTGGGACATCCCGTTTATAACCTTCCTACAGCGTTGGTATCCAATACGCTCGACTATGGTAAGTTCAATATCCTTGAGACAACCGACTATATCAAAGGCGTATTCCCAGTATGGAAGGAACTTGGCTTTAGCTTTGATGCGATTGCGACAGGCTTTATCGCTTCAGAGCGCCAAGCAAAACTGGTAGCAGACTATTGTCGTGAGCAGGCTGAACGTGGTACGACTATCTTTGTAGACCCGATTATGGGTGATGAAGGAAAGCTCTATAATGGAGTGACAGCTGCAACAATCAACTCTATGCGAGAGATGATTAGCGTAGCCGACCTTACTTTCCCTAATTACACAGAAGCGTGTTATCTTACATCAAGTAAGTATGATGAGAAGGGAGTTAGTTTCGAAGAAGCTAAAAGATTGTTAGATGGTTTGCGACTGATAGGTACAAAGTCGGCAATGATTACTTCTATTCTCGTTGATGGTACACCGTCTGTTGTAGGTTATAACCATGCAACAGATAAGTATTTTACACTACCTTATACCGAGATACCAGTACATTTCCCAGGTACAGGTGATATCTTCTCGGCAATCCTCATTGGTCATCTGTTAGACGGTGAAGAGTTGGTTCCAAGTACACAGAAGGCTATTGATGGCGTTTATAAACTGATAGATCTCAATAAAGACAACAAAGACAAAAACAGGGGAATCCCTTTGGAGAAGTATCTTGGTGTCTTGTAA
- the secDF gene encoding protein translocase subunit SecDF has protein sequence MQNKGLVICVAILLTLASIFYLSFSVATSYYDGQAAKIKDPIAQQDYKDSVKYLGLYSYQKCLETQIGLGLDLKGGMNVVLEISVPDVVDFLADHKQDAAYQKALETAKQEEMHSPKDFISLFVDAFHKVAPGHKLAEIFATQQLKGKVSTQSTDEEVEKALREEVASAIDNSYNVVTNRIDQYGVVQPNIQKLEGQEGRLMVEMPGIREPERMRKLLQGSANLEFWETYNNQEITPYLVQLDQRLANGETKVDTAATDSTKKVQAKAAATPKFALNKGNAAKGEDAQMAALKKMHPLLSMLQTIPGDALSLVGYASVRDTAAINKMIYGQLAKQILPSDLKLLWSAKPEDGLNKKNVYGLYALKITTSDGRAPLEGDVVTDAKDDFNQHGRPQVSMTMNSEGAREWAALTKANVGKAIAIVLDGVVYSAPRVDGEISGGQSSISGNFTIEDTKDLANTLKSGRMPAPAKIVQEEVVGPTLGAQSIEQGLISFAIAFVLLMLYMIVMYNFIPGMMANLALIANLFFTLGVLASFQSALTMPGIAGIVLTLGTAVDANVLIYERIKEELKLGKGMKQALSEGYGNAFSAIFDSNLTSLITGVILLVTGTGPIRGFATTWIIGIVISFFTAVFLTRLVFENRVSKDKWLNQTFTTGFSKNFMQGKNYHFLSMYKTTFTVWGVAVLVCIVSFAVRGLSRSIDFTGGRNYVVTLNKPTHVEDVRKVMQGAFVNTVGENAGKPATTTVIALGTDGKTVRVSTNYNIDSNNPAEDDKAETILYNALKKGGFVSQASVQNFKNPDIREGGSIIQSAKVGPSIAKSITYNAIMSVLLAIFFIFLYILLRFRNIGFSVGSIVGLVLDTTIVIGCFSLCYGWIGFSLEIDQTFIGAILTVIGYDINDTVVVYDRIRENLGKHKHNLAKADIQKIFNDSINQTLSRTINTSVSTLIVLVSIFILGGESIRSFSFAMIIGIIIGTLSSIFIASPVAYLVLGKKIEKRSHELAEAPVEA, from the coding sequence ATGCAAAACAAAGGATTAGTAATTTGCGTAGCCATTCTCTTGACGCTCGCAAGTATCTTCTACCTGTCATTTTCAGTAGCGACAAGCTACTATGATGGTCAGGCAGCAAAGATTAAAGACCCTATTGCGCAACAGGATTATAAGGATTCTGTAAAGTATTTGGGGCTCTACTCTTACCAGAAATGCCTTGAAACACAGATCGGTCTTGGTCTTGACTTGAAGGGCGGTATGAACGTTGTACTCGAGATTTCGGTACCTGATGTTGTTGATTTCTTGGCAGATCACAAGCAGGATGCTGCTTATCAGAAGGCTTTGGAAACAGCAAAGCAGGAAGAGATGCACAGTCCAAAGGACTTTATCTCTCTCTTTGTAGATGCTTTCCACAAGGTTGCTCCGGGTCATAAACTTGCTGAGATCTTCGCTACACAGCAGCTCAAAGGCAAGGTTAGCACACAGAGTACAGACGAAGAGGTTGAGAAAGCACTCCGTGAAGAGGTTGCTTCAGCCATCGATAACTCATACAATGTCGTTACAAACCGTATCGACCAGTATGGTGTTGTACAGCCAAATATCCAGAAGTTGGAAGGTCAGGAAGGTCGACTCATGGTCGAAATGCCTGGTATTCGTGAGCCAGAGCGTATGCGTAAGCTCCTTCAGGGTTCTGCTAACCTTGAGTTCTGGGAGACTTATAACAACCAAGAAATAACTCCTTACCTCGTTCAGCTCGACCAGCGTTTGGCTAATGGTGAGACAAAGGTTGACACTGCTGCAACTGATTCTACTAAGAAGGTACAGGCAAAGGCAGCTGCAACTCCAAAGTTTGCACTCAATAAAGGCAATGCTGCAAAGGGCGAAGATGCTCAGATGGCAGCATTGAAGAAGATGCACCCATTGCTCTCTATGCTGCAGACTATCCCTGGTGACGCACTTAGCCTCGTAGGTTATGCAAGCGTACGTGATACAGCTGCTATCAATAAGATGATTTATGGTCAGCTTGCTAAGCAGATTTTGCCAAGTGACTTGAAGCTTCTTTGGAGCGCTAAGCCAGAAGACGGACTTAATAAGAAGAACGTATATGGTCTTTATGCTTTGAAGATTACTACTTCAGACGGTCGTGCTCCATTGGAGGGTGACGTTGTTACAGATGCTAAAGACGATTTTAATCAACATGGTCGTCCTCAGGTTAGCATGACAATGAACTCTGAAGGTGCTCGTGAGTGGGCTGCTTTGACAAAGGCAAATGTAGGTAAGGCAATCGCAATCGTACTCGATGGCGTTGTTTACTCAGCTCCACGTGTTGACGGTGAGATATCTGGTGGCCAGTCATCTATCTCTGGTAACTTCACAATTGAGGATACTAAGGACTTGGCTAACACATTGAAGTCAGGTCGTATGCCTGCTCCTGCAAAGATTGTACAGGAGGAAGTCGTAGGTCCTACACTTGGTGCACAGTCTATTGAGCAGGGACTTATCTCTTTTGCTATTGCTTTCGTACTCTTGATGCTTTACATGATTGTCATGTACAACTTCATTCCAGGTATGATGGCTAACCTTGCTTTGATAGCCAACCTCTTCTTCACGTTGGGTGTCTTAGCGTCCTTCCAGTCGGCATTGACTATGCCAGGTATTGCCGGTATCGTGTTGACCTTGGGTACAGCTGTGGATGCTAACGTGCTTATCTACGAGCGTATTAAGGAGGAGTTGAAACTTGGTAAGGGTATGAAGCAGGCTTTGAGTGAGGGTTATGGAAATGCTTTCTCAGCTATCTTCGACTCTAACTTGACATCACTCATCACTGGTGTTATCCTTCTTGTGACTGGTACTGGTCCTATCCGTGGTTTCGCTACAACTTGGATCATTGGTATCGTTATCTCATTCTTCACTGCAGTATTCCTCACACGTCTTGTATTTGAGAACCGTGTAAGCAAGGATAAGTGGTTGAATCAGACTTTCACAACAGGATTCTCTAAGAACTTCATGCAGGGTAAGAACTATCACTTCCTTAGCATGTATAAGACAACCTTCACTGTTTGGGGTGTTGCTGTCTTGGTATGTATTGTCAGCTTCGCTGTTCGTGGCTTGAGTCGCAGTATTGACTTCACTGGTGGTCGCAACTATGTTGTCACATTAAACAAGCCTACCCATGTAGAGGACGTTCGTAAGGTGATGCAAGGTGCCTTCGTAAATACTGTTGGTGAGAATGCAGGTAAGCCTGCTACAACAACTGTTATTGCGTTGGGTACAGATGGTAAGACTGTTCGTGTTTCAACCAACTACAATATCGATTCTAACAATCCTGCTGAGGATGACAAGGCTGAGACAATCCTTTACAACGCATTGAAGAAGGGTGGCTTTGTTAGTCAGGCAAGTGTACAGAACTTCAAGAACCCAGATATTCGTGAGGGTGGCTCTATTATTCAGAGTGCAAAGGTTGGTCCTTCAATCGCTAAGAGCATTACTTATAATGCTATCATGAGCGTATTGTTGGCTATCTTCTTCATCTTCTTGTATATCCTCTTGCGTTTCCGTAACATTGGTTTCTCTGTTGGTTCAATCGTTGGTTTGGTTCTCGATACCACAATCGTTATCGGTTGCTTCTCGTTGTGCTATGGTTGGATTGGTTTCTCACTTGAGATAGACCAGACCTTCATCGGTGCTATCTTGACCGTAATCGGTTATGATATCAACGATACCGTGGTTGTTTACGACCGTATCCGTGAGAACTTGGGTAAGCATAAGCATAATCTTGCAAAGGCTGATATCCAAAAGATCTTCAATGATTCTATCAACCAGACCCTCTCACGTACTATCAATACATCTGTATCAACATTAATCGTACTCGTGTCTATCTTCATCCTCGGTGGTGAGAGTATCCGTAGCTTCTCATTCGCAATGATTATCGGTATTATTATCGGTACTTTGAGTTCAATCTTCATTGCATCTCCTGTTGCTTACCTCGTGTTGGGTAAGAAGATTGAGAAGCGTTCACACGAACTTGCAGAGGCACCTGTTGAGGCTTAA
- a CDS encoding endonuclease/exonuclease/phosphatase family protein encodes MFSKFKKLTYRMLLAGNIIVILMMLFVGNIGRFNPVDYPLLANLGLGFPILLVFNLVFLVVWCFLRLRTIWLPLLGFLLCYGPIRTYSPFNIPEDKPHGAIKVLSYNVFMFSSWSEPDAKKNPIVDYIVKSKADIVCLQEAQATLDDKDHIYSTLKKHYPYFKLMIKKAPGADYMVLLSKYPVLWQDTIPYGSSSNQSVAYMLDIKGTNTLVVNNHFESNGLSSGDKEGFKTLVKGELKTGEAKRQSVHLITKLGDVSARRAPQAETVARYVKKYLDKKVPVILCGDFNDSPLSYTHRTIAKELNDCFVESGNGPGISYHKSGMYFRIDHIFCSDDFDSYGAKVDNSVTTSDHYPIYCWLKYRPKP; translated from the coding sequence ATGTTTAGTAAATTTAAGAAGCTTACATATAGAATGTTGTTGGCAGGCAATATCATCGTGATTCTGATGATGTTGTTTGTCGGAAATATAGGTAGGTTTAATCCTGTTGATTACCCCTTGTTGGCTAATTTAGGACTGGGCTTTCCGATACTCCTTGTGTTTAATCTTGTATTCCTTGTTGTCTGGTGTTTTCTCCGATTACGTACTATCTGGCTGCCATTGTTAGGTTTCCTACTCTGTTATGGTCCTATCCGTACGTATTCACCATTCAATATACCTGAAGATAAGCCACATGGCGCTATAAAAGTACTGTCGTATAACGTCTTTATGTTCTCTTCATGGAGCGAGCCAGATGCTAAGAAGAATCCGATTGTTGATTATATCGTTAAGAGTAAGGCTGATATTGTCTGTTTGCAAGAGGCACAAGCGACATTAGATGACAAAGATCATATCTACTCAACACTGAAGAAACACTACCCATATTTCAAGTTGATGATTAAAAAAGCACCTGGTGCTGATTACATGGTATTGCTGAGTAAGTATCCAGTCCTTTGGCAAGATACTATTCCATATGGCTCAAGTAGTAATCAGAGTGTGGCTTATATGCTTGATATTAAAGGGACTAATACACTCGTTGTGAATAATCATTTCGAGAGTAATGGATTGAGTTCTGGCGACAAAGAAGGGTTTAAGACACTCGTAAAAGGTGAACTGAAGACTGGCGAAGCGAAAAGACAATCAGTCCACTTAATCACTAAGTTAGGTGACGTTTCGGCACGTAGAGCACCGCAAGCGGAGACAGTTGCACGTTATGTTAAGAAATATCTTGATAAGAAAGTGCCTGTTATTCTCTGTGGAGACTTCAATGATAGTCCGTTAAGTTACACACATCGAACCATCGCAAAAGAACTGAATGACTGCTTTGTTGAGAGTGGAAACGGACCCGGAATAAGCTATCATAAAAGTGGGATGTACTTCCGTATTGACCATATCTTTTGTTCCGACGATTTTGACTCGTATGGGGCAAAGGTCGACAATAGTGTGACTACTTCCGACCATTATCCTATCTATTGTTGGCTTAAATACCGCCCAAAACCTTAA
- a CDS encoding rhomboid family intramembrane serine protease, with translation MRNIPIVTKNLLIINILVFIATYVVRGLNIDLNDILGLHFFLASDFRIWQFFTYMFMHSGFTHILLNMFMLWMFGMVVENVWGPRKFLFYYIVCGVGAGLCQELAQYGTYLVYGLGHFDSLRIGTTVLPMDVYLNMMNTVGASGAIYGVLLAFGMLFPEERMFIIPIPIPIKAKWIVMGSIVVELFSAIGTSNDGVAHLAHLGGMLFGFILIRYWKKHPYSGYGDFGMNRGHQFFDRMKNTWEQRGGRDTRNATNGNSESWSNTSQSNNANNRSDWDYNAQKKQQQEEVDRILDKIRKSGYDSLTKDEKQKLFDSSKS, from the coding sequence ATGCGAAATATACCTATTGTAACAAAGAATCTTCTTATTATCAATATTCTGGTTTTTATAGCTACGTATGTTGTAAGAGGATTGAATATTGATTTGAATGATATTCTTGGTTTACATTTCTTTTTAGCCTCTGACTTCCGTATCTGGCAGTTCTTCACTTATATGTTCATGCATAGTGGGTTTACACATATCCTACTGAACATGTTTATGCTGTGGATGTTTGGTATGGTTGTTGAGAATGTATGGGGTCCAAGAAAGTTCCTTTTTTATTACATTGTCTGTGGTGTTGGGGCTGGACTTTGTCAAGAGTTGGCACAATATGGTACGTATCTCGTATATGGATTGGGTCATTTTGATTCCTTGAGAATCGGTACTACAGTTCTTCCTATGGATGTTTATCTGAATATGATGAACACTGTTGGTGCCTCAGGAGCCATCTATGGCGTGCTACTTGCTTTCGGAATGCTATTCCCAGAAGAGCGTATGTTCATCATTCCTATCCCTATTCCTATTAAGGCTAAGTGGATTGTTATGGGTTCAATCGTGGTAGAATTGTTCTCTGCGATAGGCACAAGCAATGATGGAGTAGCGCATTTGGCACACTTAGGTGGTATGCTTTTTGGTTTTATTCTTATCCGTTATTGGAAGAAGCATCCGTATTCTGGCTATGGAGACTTCGGTATGAATCGGGGACATCAGTTCTTTGATCGTATGAAGAATACGTGGGAACAACGTGGAGGGCGTGATACTCGTAATGCAACGAATGGCAACAGTGAGTCTTGGTCGAACACTTCTCAGAGCAATAATGCTAATAATAGAAGTGATTGGGATTATAATGCCCAGAAGAAGCAACAGCAAGAAGAAGTTGACCGCATCCTTGATAAGATTCGTAAGAGTGGTTACGATAGTCTGACAAAAGACGAGAAACAAAAGCTCTTTGATAGTAGTAAAAGTTAA
- a CDS encoding HU family DNA-binding protein, whose protein sequence is MNKTELIEKIAANAEVSKAAAKKALDATTEAIKEALAAGDKVQLVGFGTFATTERPAHEGINPRSKEKIKIAAKKVAKFKAGAELADAVNK, encoded by the coding sequence ATGAACAAAACAGAATTGATCGAGAAGATTGCAGCTAACGCTGAGGTAAGTAAGGCTGCTGCTAAGAAAGCTTTGGATGCTACTACAGAAGCTATTAAGGAAGCACTTGCTGCTGGTGATAAGGTACAGCTCGTAGGTTTTGGTACTTTCGCAACAACAGAGCGCCCAGCTCACGAGGGTATTAATCCAAGATCAAAGGAGAAGATTAAGATTGCTGCTAAGAAGGTTGCTAAGTTCAAGGCTGGTGCTGAGTTGGCAGACGCAGTAAACAAATAA